The following are encoded in a window of Lactobacillus intestinalis genomic DNA:
- a CDS encoding NADPH-dependent FMN reductase, translated as MKILALSGSNADGSFNEALLKYIVKHFGNKYDFELATVKGLPMYKEGVDAPADVLALGKQIEDSDLVLIASPEQQHSVTSALKSALEWLSSSVHPFHNKPVVIVSTSPMPQGGSRSQTRLKSILASPGFSAVVFNGDEFMMGNAPKQFDENGDLVNEGTVKFLDHFFDEVDDWYKQVTK; from the coding sequence ATGAAAATCCTTGCATTATCAGGCTCAAATGCCGATGGTTCATTTAATGAGGCTCTACTTAAATATATTGTTAAGCACTTTGGCAATAAATATGATTTTGAATTAGCAACTGTTAAAGGCTTACCAATGTATAAAGAAGGTGTAGATGCTCCAGCCGATGTTTTGGCTTTAGGTAAACAAATTGAAGATAGCGATCTTGTTTTAATTGCATCTCCTGAACAACAACACTCAGTAACTAGTGCTTTAAAGAGCGCTTTGGAATGGTTATCAAGTTCAGTTCACCCATTCCATAACAAGCCAGTTGTTATTGTTTCAACTTCTCCAATGCCTCAAGGGGGTAGTCGTTCCCAAACTCGTTTGAAGAGTATCTTAGCATCTCCTGGTTTTAGCGCAGTTGTCTTTAACGGCGATGAATTCATGATGGGTAACGCACCAAAGCAATTTGATGAAAATGGTGACTTAGTTAACGAAGGCACTGTTAAGTTCTTAGATCACTTCTTTGACGAAGTAGATGATTGGTACAAGCAAGTTACTAAGTAA
- a CDS encoding tyrosine-protein phosphatase, whose amino-acid sequence MLKPNILPLKSVRNPRDLGGYRGLDNRKIKSHRLLRTGNISQITEKDEEFLKDYGLVKIIDLRSKLECKKHPDKEIDGVKHYNLALSESDNTAGGKKNLEEIFEKYRVDEYAGFRMMCERYHNHIAKKHAQITLHKILEVLANTEEGAVLYHCSEGKDRTGLVTVVLLYILGVDMETIRQDYLYSNYMLNDYRAKRDRIMKENGENLYFRANMRILGSVSDAFLDTSLITIEKEFGGFDNYLKNELGVTLDLQEALRELYLEK is encoded by the coding sequence ATGCTAAAGCCAAACATATTGCCCCTTAAAAGCGTGCGCAATCCCCGTGATCTAGGTGGATATAGGGGACTAGATAATCGAAAAATTAAGTCTCATCGCTTGTTGCGAACTGGAAATATTAGTCAGATAACTGAAAAAGATGAGGAATTTTTAAAGGACTACGGTTTAGTTAAGATTATTGATTTACGTTCTAAACTTGAATGTAAAAAACATCCCGATAAAGAAATTGATGGGGTTAAACATTATAATTTAGCCCTTTCAGAAAGTGATAATACTGCCGGCGGTAAGAAAAACCTCGAAGAAATTTTTGAAAAATATCGCGTTGATGAATACGCTGGATTTAGAATGATGTGCGAACGGTACCATAATCACATTGCTAAAAAACATGCGCAAATAACTCTCCACAAAATTTTAGAAGTTCTTGCTAACACGGAAGAAGGAGCAGTCCTCTATCATTGCTCAGAAGGTAAAGACCGTACAGGACTAGTGACGGTTGTTTTGCTTTATATTTTAGGTGTAGATATGGAAACCATTCGGCAAGATTATCTTTATTCTAACTATATGCTTAACGATTATCGGGCTAAGCGCGATCGCATAATGAAAGAAAATGGCGAGAATTTATATTTTCGTGCTAACATGAGGATATTAGGATCAGTAAGCGATGCTTTTTTAGATACATCATTGATCACTATTGAAAAAGAATTTGGTGGATTTGATAATTATCTCAAGAATGAATTGGGAGTAACCCTAGATCTGCAAGAAGCATTACGTGAATTATATTTAGAGAAATAA
- the yaaA gene encoding peroxide stress protein YaaA produces MQIIISPAKKMKVDRDSFPVLSKASFLDEARMLERFLKSRTPEQLKQLWKASDKVVEESTLQLKQMDLENNLTPAILAFSGIQYQYMAPDLFTQPALDYIQEHLKILSGFYGVLRPFDGVCPYRLELNTQMSGFIMYSLLNFWDDMIAQEVFKEDDVVINLASKQYVRLIKPYVTGNRRMITIDFQEMHNGKWRVIGTHAKMARGEMVRYIAEEQIKNPEQLQDFHDFGFKFEPKVSSEDHYVFRTTFNFKRR; encoded by the coding sequence ATGCAGATTATTATTTCCCCAGCTAAAAAGATGAAAGTTGATCGTGATAGTTTTCCAGTTTTATCTAAGGCGAGTTTTTTAGATGAAGCGCGGATGTTAGAGCGCTTCTTAAAATCGCGGACGCCAGAGCAGCTAAAGCAGTTGTGGAAAGCCAGTGATAAAGTTGTGGAAGAAAGCACCTTGCAGCTTAAGCAAATGGATTTAGAAAATAATTTAACTCCAGCTATTTTAGCTTTTTCTGGAATTCAGTATCAATACATGGCTCCAGATTTATTTACTCAGCCAGCATTAGACTATATTCAAGAGCATTTAAAGATCTTATCGGGATTTTATGGTGTATTGCGGCCATTTGATGGAGTCTGTCCTTATCGTTTAGAATTAAATACTCAAATGTCAGGCTTTATCATGTATAGTTTGCTTAATTTTTGGGATGATATGATTGCCCAGGAGGTTTTTAAGGAAGATGATGTGGTAATTAATCTTGCTTCTAAGCAATATGTACGCTTAATCAAGCCTTATGTGACGGGAAATCGGCGCATGATTACTATTGATTTTCAAGAAATGCATAATGGAAAATGGCGCGTAATTGGAACGCATGCTAAGATGGCACGCGGAGAAATGGTGCGTTATATCGCAGAAGAGCAAATAAAAAATCCTGAGCAATTGCAGGATTTTCATGATTTTGGTTTTAAATTTGAGCCTAAGGTAAGTAGTGAAGATCACTATGTATTTAGAACCACTTTTAACTTTAAGCGACGCTAA
- a CDS encoding DUF4931 domain-containing protein, producing the protein MTNNDPLVFELAVAKDKPQSYRKFHSHQKNICPFCDVDHLTDVYKRDGDLIWLHNKYPTLRDTTQTVLIESHAHHGDISTYTKEHNRKMIKFALECAEEMVNTKKYKTVLWYKNFGPNSGGSLIHPHMQIVGLNHENGYKYIHSNNFEGVTVFENKDIEVNVAQHPIQGYTELNINLLTRNNIDLWADWIQSGTKYMLNVMYNGRCDSYNLFFYSRLDGGICAKLITRFNASPYFVGYKLSQVNDEATLNMEAKRFREFFDNGSQVKKHAN; encoded by the coding sequence ATGACTAATAATGATCCGCTTGTATTTGAATTAGCAGTGGCAAAAGATAAGCCACAATCATATCGTAAATTCCACTCTCATCAAAAAAATATTTGTCCATTTTGTGATGTTGATCATCTTACTGATGTCTATAAACGTGATGGAGATCTAATCTGGCTTCATAATAAATATCCTACTTTACGTGATACTACGCAGACGGTTTTAATTGAATCTCATGCCCACCATGGCGATATTTCCACTTATACTAAGGAGCATAATCGCAAGATGATCAAATTCGCCTTGGAATGTGCTGAAGAAATGGTGAATACCAAAAAGTATAAAACGGTTCTTTGGTACAAAAATTTTGGACCAAATTCTGGGGGATCATTAATTCATCCCCATATGCAAATTGTAGGCCTTAATCATGAAAATGGCTACAAGTATATTCATTCTAATAATTTTGAAGGTGTGACTGTTTTTGAAAATAAAGACATTGAAGTCAACGTGGCTCAACATCCAATCCAAGGATACACAGAACTTAATATTAATTTATTGACGCGAAATAACATTGATTTATGGGCAGATTGGATTCAAAGCGGCACCAAATACATGCTTAATGTCATGTATAACGGCAGATGTGATTCTTACAATTTGTTCTTTTATTCACGCCTGGATGGTGGAATTTGTGCCAAGCTTATCACTCGCTTTAATGCGTCACCATATTTTGTTGGCTATAAACTTTCCCAAGTTAATGATGAAGCTACTTTGAATATGGAGGCCAAAAGATTTAGAGAGTTTTTTGATAATGGTTCTCAAGTAAAAAAGCATGCTAATTAG
- a CDS encoding FtsX-like permease family protein, which yields MYLAFKEIKKEKLRYGLIILMIFLISYLIFMLSSLALGLASENTQAINSWQAKSVVLNKNANINMSQSVLTQKDLKNVKMGKNEAIVGETPVVAKADKHASISAQFLGVNKSQFIYKDQELIAGRKAKKATEVTVDQAFKIKGYKLGDKITLNDSKKKYKIVGFVKNAKINIAPIIYGRMATWKSLREGMVNVKASAIISKSSKFNYHYKNAKTYPIKTFINKLPGYTAQNATFELMIGFLFVISLIIIAVFLYILTMQKMHNFAVMRAQGIPSKTLVGATISQSIILVVVGVIIALIAMGITAVALPKSVPMDFTPAIMIVGSLGMLLMGIIGSLIPIRSILKVDPAKAIGE from the coding sequence ATGTATCTTGCATTTAAAGAAATCAAAAAAGAAAAGCTGCGTTATGGGCTAATTATTTTGATGATCTTTTTAATTAGTTATCTAATTTTTATGTTATCGTCTTTAGCATTAGGATTAGCTAGTGAAAATACGCAGGCAATTAATTCATGGCAAGCTAAAAGTGTAGTTTTGAATAAAAATGCCAATATTAATATGTCGCAGTCAGTCCTTACCCAAAAAGATCTGAAGAATGTCAAAATGGGCAAAAATGAAGCAATTGTAGGTGAAACACCAGTTGTTGCTAAAGCAGACAAGCATGCTTCAATTTCAGCTCAGTTCTTAGGAGTTAACAAGTCACAATTTATTTATAAGGATCAAGAATTAATTGCTGGTCGAAAGGCTAAAAAAGCTACTGAAGTAACTGTTGATCAAGCTTTTAAGATAAAAGGTTATAAATTAGGTGACAAGATTACTTTAAACGATTCTAAGAAGAAGTATAAAATTGTTGGCTTTGTCAAAAATGCCAAGATTAATATTGCTCCAATTATTTATGGTCGGATGGCTACTTGGAAGAGTTTGCGTGAGGGAATGGTCAATGTTAAAGCTTCGGCAATTATTTCTAAGAGTAGTAAGTTTAATTACCATTACAAGAATGCTAAAACTTATCCAATTAAGACTTTTATTAATAAACTTCCAGGCTACACAGCTCAAAATGCAACCTTTGAATTGATGATTGGATTTTTGTTTGTAATTTCCTTAATCATCATTGCTGTATTCTTGTATATTTTAACAATGCAAAAGATGCACAACTTTGCCGTAATGCGTGCACAGGGGATTCCATCTAAAACCTTAGTTGGGGCCACGATTAGCCAATCAATTATCTTGGTTGTAGTCGGCGTTATTATTGCTTTAATTGCAATGGGAATTACCGCTGTTGCGTTGCCAAAATCTGTACCAATGGACTTTACGCCAGCAATTATGATTGTAGGTAGTTTAGGGATGCTTTTGATGGGAATCATTGGTAGCTTAATTCCTATTAGATCTATTTTGAAAGTTGATCCTGCAAAGGCGATTGGAGAATAA
- a CDS encoding alpha/beta hydrolase: MARITIKRDGLTLVGEREEPFGEVYNMAILMHGFTANKNTPLLRKIADDLRDENVASVRFDFNGQGESDGKLEDMTVDNEIADGKAILDYVRTDPHVRDIYLIGHSQGGVVASMLAGLYPDVIKKVVLLAPAAQLKDDALKGNTQGAIYDPNHVPDVVPLVGNKTGLKIGGFYIRTAQVLPIYEVAQRYTGLASIIVGSDDQVVDPKYSKKYDEVYQNSELHIINGADHRFSNQYKDQAAKLASDFVKPLF; this comes from the coding sequence ATGGCACGTATTACAATTAAGAGAGATGGTTTAACCCTAGTGGGTGAACGCGAAGAACCCTTTGGAGAAGTTTATAATATGGCAATTTTAATGCACGGATTTACTGCAAATAAAAATACTCCATTGCTTAGAAAAATTGCTGATGACTTGCGCGATGAAAATGTAGCTAGCGTTCGGTTTGACTTTAACGGCCAAGGCGAAAGTGACGGAAAGCTTGAAGATATGACGGTTGATAACGAAATTGCCGATGGAAAAGCAATCCTTGATTATGTTCGCACTGATCCTCATGTCCGTGATATTTACTTAATTGGACATTCCCAAGGCGGTGTAGTTGCTTCAATGCTAGCAGGGCTTTATCCGGATGTGATCAAAAAAGTCGTTTTGCTAGCCCCTGCAGCACAATTAAAAGACGATGCTTTAAAGGGAAACACCCAAGGCGCAATCTACGATCCCAATCACGTTCCTGACGTAGTTCCCTTAGTCGGAAACAAAACTGGTCTAAAGATTGGTGGCTTCTATATAAGAACTGCCCAAGTATTGCCAATTTATGAAGTAGCTCAACGCTACACTGGACTAGCTTCGATCATCGTAGGATCAGATGATCAGGTAGTTGATCCAAAATACAGTAAGAAGTACGATGAGGTTTATCAAAATAGTGAGCTTCACATCATTAACGGTGCCGATCACCGATTTAGCAATCAATATAAAGATCAAGCTGCCAAACTTGCTAGCGACTTTGTGAAGCCACTTTTTTAG
- a CDS encoding TetR/AcrR family transcriptional regulator → MVKSTFLNLPEEKKERVTEALLHEFSTHALTEAQVARIVKEAGIARGAFYKYFDDLTDAYTYLFKIAIQEIHMNMQPTDKFDPDFFYDRVCKFISKTQHSKYEPMMKLHMLRNEAVVPGSMKTNSEQLLHMTPEIWSAMVLSHEVIVSVFADPDNREANLKRYKESLYLIDKGANK, encoded by the coding sequence ATGGTTAAGTCGACATTTTTAAATTTACCAGAAGAAAAAAAGGAGAGAGTCACAGAGGCGCTTTTGCATGAATTTAGTACCCATGCTCTTACTGAAGCACAAGTGGCTCGGATTGTAAAAGAAGCTGGAATTGCGCGAGGCGCATTTTACAAATACTTTGATGATTTAACGGATGCTTATACATATTTATTTAAAATTGCAATTCAAGAAATTCATATGAATATGCAGCCCACAGATAAGTTTGATCCCGATTTTTTCTACGATCGAGTATGCAAATTTATCAGTAAAACTCAGCACAGTAAGTATGAACCAATGATGAAGCTTCATATGCTTAGAAATGAAGCTGTAGTTCCTGGCAGTATGAAGACGAACTCTGAGCAATTGCTTCACATGACTCCTGAAATTTGGAGTGCGATGGTTTTAAGTCATGAAGTAATTGTGTCTGTTTTTGCTGATCCAGATAATCGAGAAGCTAACTTAAAACGTTATAAAGAGAGCCTCTATTTAATTGATAAGGGGGCTAATAAATAA
- a CDS encoding ABC transporter ATP-binding protein: MAVIELKNIDKFYGKGLAKVEALKDVNFKANKGEVVLIMGPSGAGKSTFLTIAGSLQRPTSGEVLINGQDISHYSEKQRGNLRLNEIGFVLQAYNLVPFLTVNEQFVLVDKVKKQNNLSKEDLAKLFKDLGIEKLVKKYPNELSGGQQQRVAIARALYANPEILLADEPTASLDSQNVEEVGKLFKKLAKERNKAIILVTHDPRLEKYADHIYEMMDGKMSQKK; this comes from the coding sequence ATGGCAGTAATTGAATTAAAAAATATTGATAAGTTTTATGGAAAAGGCTTAGCCAAAGTTGAAGCCTTAAAGGACGTTAATTTTAAAGCTAACAAAGGTGAAGTAGTATTAATTATGGGGCCTTCTGGTGCCGGAAAGAGTACTTTTTTGACAATTGCAGGGTCACTGCAAAGACCAACTTCAGGTGAAGTTTTGATTAATGGGCAAGATATTAGTCATTATTCAGAAAAGCAAAGAGGGAATTTACGTTTAAATGAGATTGGTTTTGTTTTACAAGCTTACAACTTAGTACCATTTTTGACAGTGAATGAACAATTTGTTCTAGTTGATAAAGTTAAAAAGCAAAACAATTTGTCGAAGGAAGATTTAGCTAAACTCTTTAAAGACCTTGGAATTGAAAAATTGGTCAAGAAATATCCCAATGAATTATCTGGTGGCCAGCAACAAAGGGTTGCGATTGCTCGGGCATTATATGCTAATCCCGAAATTTTACTGGCTGATGAACCAACCGCGTCATTGGATAGTCAGAATGTAGAAGAAGTAGGAAAATTGTTTAAAAAGCTAGCCAAAGAACGAAATAAAGCAATTATTTTAGTTACTCATGATCCTCGTTTGGAAAAATATGCCGATCATATTTATGAAATGATGGATGGAAAGATGAGTCAAAAGAAATAA
- a CDS encoding C69 family dipeptidase, with product MSTKIGRSSCTSILIGKKASLNGSVIIGRNEDAKTAWPKHLAFNKHETIENNHFKSKDNKFEIDLPNEKFAYSSTPEWTDKYGIFEEDGINEYHVAMSATESAYANNRVMAIDPFDTEKGILEEAMITVILPYIKSAREGVKRLGDIVEKHGAAEANGILFSDNKEAWYMEIGSGHQWVAQRIPDDSYAVVANQLSIQSVVFNGNDFMYSKNLQNFVYDNKLWPEDAVFNWRKIFGTHDDSDLHYNTPRVWIGQKLLTPSVEQNPESFELPFIQKPDHPISIQDAQAVLSNHYQNTPYDLTNPKNKNNATFRPISVATTQESHLLELKDEDMTHWLAMGVSAQSVYVPFYPQGTKVPRMYKYGKETYSTNSAYWVFKLAGNLVDRSWSKYGTELVNAQKAASQKTIRIRYEADQKLAQETDPDNKLEIVNKANNDMAKAAIDIYQKLSAQLITAQTADSPLRFKMDPNL from the coding sequence ATGTCTACAAAAATCGGTCGTTCATCATGTACTTCAATTTTAATTGGGAAAAAGGCCTCCCTTAATGGCAGCGTGATCATTGGAAGAAACGAAGACGCCAAGACTGCGTGGCCAAAGCATCTTGCTTTTAATAAGCATGAAACTATTGAAAATAACCATTTTAAATCTAAAGACAACAAGTTTGAAATTGATTTACCAAATGAAAAATTTGCTTACTCTTCTACTCCAGAATGGACAGATAAGTACGGTATCTTTGAAGAAGATGGAATTAATGAATACCATGTAGCAATGAGCGCTACTGAAAGTGCCTACGCTAATAATCGTGTAATGGCAATTGATCCTTTTGACACCGAAAAAGGGATTTTAGAAGAGGCGATGATTACCGTAATTTTACCTTATATCAAGTCTGCGCGAGAAGGCGTAAAGCGTTTAGGTGATATCGTTGAAAAGCATGGGGCCGCTGAAGCAAATGGAATTTTGTTCAGCGATAATAAAGAAGCGTGGTATATGGAAATTGGTTCAGGTCATCAATGGGTAGCACAAAGAATTCCAGATGATTCTTATGCTGTCGTAGCCAATCAACTTTCTATTCAATCCGTTGTTTTTAACGGTAATGACTTCATGTATTCTAAGAATTTACAGAACTTCGTGTATGATAACAAGCTCTGGCCTGAAGATGCTGTTTTCAATTGGCGCAAAATTTTTGGTACTCATGATGATAGTGATCTTCACTACAACACCCCAAGGGTTTGGATTGGTCAAAAACTCCTCACCCCATCAGTTGAACAAAATCCTGAAAGCTTTGAATTACCATTTATCCAAAAACCAGATCATCCTATTTCTATTCAAGATGCACAGGCTGTTTTAAGCAATCACTATCAAAATACTCCATACGATTTAACTAATCCAAAGAATAAAAATAATGCTACTTTCCGGCCAATTTCAGTGGCAACCACCCAAGAATCTCACCTACTTGAATTAAAAGATGAAGATATGACCCACTGGCTAGCAATGGGTGTTAGTGCACAAAGTGTTTATGTGCCATTTTACCCACAAGGTACTAAGGTGCCTCGCATGTATAAATATGGCAAGGAAACTTACTCAACTAATTCTGCTTACTGGGTATTTAAGCTTGCTGGCAATTTAGTTGACCGCAGCTGGAGCAAATATGGAACTGAGCTTGTAAATGCCCAAAAGGCAGCTAGTCAAAAAACCATACGTATTCGCTACGAAGCGGACCAAAAGCTTGCTCAAGAAACTGATCCTGATAATAAACTTGAAATTGTTAATAAAGCCAACAATGACATGGCTAAAGCAGCCATTGATATCTACCAAAAATTATCAGCTCAATTAATTACAGCTCAAACTGCTGATTCCCCATTGAGATTCAAGATGGATCCAAACTTATAA
- a CDS encoding FAD:protein FMN transferase, whose amino-acid sequence MEDKFIKDLALEQAVGHHHALGTSITLQVFGTTDDRIVQKTFDLIDHYEDLLTVNRDQSEVMDVNHAAGDHPVQVSSGTYDLIKLAVEKSRENFGFNALIGPVVKLWHIGFKGAHVPSDGQIKEKMRLTDPYNVELNDDNQSVFLTQKGMELDLGGIAKGWIADRIRDFWHAYGVNAGIINLGGNILLVGDSPKRPNGQWTIGVQDPKEPRGDNITSVMVPKCSAVTSGTYERYLVVNGKKYHHLIDPRTGYPVKTNLAGVTTFTKDSVEAEIECKRLFFAGHPIKGWHDNPDRIGAIFVYNDEHVEYDNFGNK is encoded by the coding sequence ATGGAAGATAAATTTATTAAAGATTTAGCGTTAGAACAGGCAGTTGGCCACCATCATGCTTTAGGTACTTCAATTACTTTACAAGTTTTTGGGACAACTGATGATAGAATTGTTCAAAAAACTTTTGATTTGATTGATCACTATGAAGATTTATTAACCGTAAATCGTGATCAATCGGAAGTAATGGATGTGAATCATGCCGCTGGAGACCATCCAGTTCAAGTTTCAAGTGGAACTTATGATTTGATTAAACTGGCAGTGGAAAAGAGCCGCGAAAATTTTGGCTTTAATGCTTTAATTGGGCCAGTAGTAAAGTTGTGGCATATTGGCTTTAAAGGTGCACATGTACCAAGTGATGGTCAAATTAAAGAAAAGATGCGTCTGACAGATCCTTATAATGTGGAACTAAATGATGATAATCAGAGCGTATTTTTGACACAAAAAGGCATGGAACTTGATTTAGGTGGTATTGCCAAAGGCTGGATCGCTGATCGAATTCGCGATTTTTGGCATGCATATGGTGTAAATGCGGGAATAATCAATTTAGGTGGAAACATTCTTTTAGTAGGTGATTCACCAAAAAGACCCAATGGTCAATGGACAATCGGAGTTCAAGATCCTAAAGAACCACGGGGCGACAACATTACATCTGTGATGGTGCCTAAGTGTTCTGCGGTAACGAGTGGGACTTATGAACGCTATTTAGTTGTAAATGGCAAAAAATATCATCACTTAATTGATCCACGAACTGGCTATCCAGTTAAAACTAATTTAGCTGGAGTAACAACTTTTACTAAAGATTCTGTAGAAGCTGAAATTGAGTGTAAGAGATTGTTTTTTGCGGGACATCCAATTAAGGGCTGGCATGATAATCCAGATCGAATTGGAGCAATCTTTGTTTACAATGATGAGCATGTTGAATATGATAATTTTGGTAATAAATAA
- a CDS encoding NADPH-dependent FMN reductase: MKLLAIVGTNAPFSYNRFLAKYIAKRYGDKADIEVKEIDKIKPFCRTEEPDEVTKQWIQDIKDADGIILTTPEYDHAIPAALKSSLEWLGSHAGPNVMKMKPVTVVGTSYGIQGTSRAQEDAREILLSPDMSANVLPGNEVLIGSAANSFDKESGDLINEDAIKQLDAAMDNFFKFVKQTQK, translated from the coding sequence ATGAAATTATTAGCAATTGTTGGAACGAATGCACCTTTTTCATATAACCGCTTTTTAGCAAAATATATCGCAAAGCGTTATGGTGATAAAGCTGATATTGAAGTAAAAGAAATCGATAAGATCAAGCCGTTTTGCAGAACTGAAGAACCTGATGAAGTTACTAAACAGTGGATTCAAGATATCAAAGATGCTGACGGGATTATTTTAACTACTCCAGAATATGATCATGCAATTCCTGCAGCTTTAAAGAGTAGTCTTGAATGGCTTGGTTCACATGCTGGCCCTAATGTAATGAAGATGAAGCCAGTTACTGTGGTTGGTACTTCTTACGGTATTCAAGGTACAAGTCGTGCTCAAGAAGATGCTCGTGAAATTTTGCTTTCACCTGATATGAGTGCTAACGTTTTGCCAGGTAATGAAGTTTTAATTGGTAGTGCAGCAAATAGTTTCGATAAGGAAAGTGGCGACTTAATTAACGAAGATGCAATTAAGCAACTTGATGCTGCAATGGACAACTTCTTTAAGTTTGTTAAGCAAACTCAAAAATAA
- a CDS encoding histidine phosphatase family protein: MEIVFIRHGQTDLNKSGRIQGSSVNLSLNKEGREYAEEAAKNFDPSEFDAVYVSPLDRAVETAEIFTKGQKKLIPDDRLLEFDYGEWDGELLTEMKKRHPDAIDPWGKVAKNYVDYASNGETHEELNKRCGDFLDEMYKKYPDGKVLVVAHGTLIRMMAAHYLTHGDISGFDTIANCGLVKFSVRENIARMIYYNRILA; this comes from the coding sequence ATGGAAATTGTGTTTATTAGACATGGACAAACCGATCTCAATAAGTCTGGTAGAATTCAAGGTTCATCAGTAAATCTTAGTTTAAATAAAGAAGGACGGGAGTATGCGGAAGAAGCAGCTAAGAATTTTGATCCGAGTGAGTTTGATGCAGTTTATGTAAGTCCACTGGATCGTGCAGTAGAAACTGCTGAAATTTTTACTAAAGGACAAAAGAAGCTTATTCCTGATGACCGTTTGCTTGAGTTTGATTATGGTGAATGGGATGGGGAGCTTTTGACTGAAATGAAGAAGAGGCATCCAGATGCTATCGATCCCTGGGGAAAAGTAGCCAAGAATTATGTCGACTATGCTTCAAATGGTGAGACTCATGAAGAGTTAAATAAGCGCTGCGGAGACTTTTTAGATGAAATGTACAAAAAGTACCCGGATGGCAAAGTTTTAGTTGTAGCGCACGGAACTTTGATTAGAATGATGGCTGCTCATTACTTAACCCATGGGGACATTAGTGGATTTGATACAATTGCTAATTGTGGCTTAGTTAAATTTAGTGTACGTGAAAATATTGCTCGGATGATTTACTATAATCGCATTTTAGCGTAA
- a CDS encoding TetR/AcrR family transcriptional regulator — MARKKEISRDKILDVAYKMAVKDGIEGLTARSIAKTGHFSTQPLYLEFNNMNDLREQVLKRISNDLRTKTLQQSYTGDALIDLDLSYIEFAQKHVNLFRAMFVDGKFGSKVISDTLMDLGTETFKEQYPDTQYDEDRVHDIVIANWISTTGMAALVVNKIATFNQTQIINVLNAQIHDAMLNNRLSETQENPMFAADEDASLKDQLA; from the coding sequence ATGGCAAGAAAGAAAGAAATAAGTAGAGATAAGATTTTAGATGTCGCCTACAAAATGGCAGTAAAAGATGGTATCGAAGGTTTGACTGCTCGTAGTATTGCAAAAACAGGTCACTTTTCAACTCAACCTTTGTACCTTGAATTCAACAATATGAATGATTTGCGTGAACAAGTTCTTAAAAGAATCTCAAATGATTTGAGAACTAAGACATTGCAACAAAGTTACACAGGGGATGCATTGATCGATTTAGATCTATCATACATTGAATTTGCACAAAAGCACGTTAACTTATTCCGTGCTATGTTTGTAGATGGCAAATTTGGTAGCAAAGTTATCTCAGATACTTTAATGGACCTTGGAACTGAAACGTTTAAGGAACAATACCCAGATACTCAATATGATGAAGACAGAGTTCATGATATTGTAATTGCTAACTGGATTTCAACTACTGGTATGGCTGCATTAGTTGTAAATAAGATTGCAACTTTCAATCAAACTCAAATTATTAACGTACTTAATGCACAAATTCACGATGCTATGCTTAACAATCGTCTCAGCGAAACTCAAGAAAACCCAATGTTTGCTGCAGACGAAGATGCATCTCTTAAGGATCAATTGGCTTAG